The following proteins are encoded in a genomic region of Xylanibacillus composti:
- a CDS encoding L,D-transpeptidase, with product MHNRSGPGRVSGTLRNNLEPAGRNRFINRDDPLYYEKILRYVDPHSYEAHYEVGQAYKQKGENNKALYHLRKSAAAGSPYAARAREALKELEEANESSPPDSVPERKRMLPVLPLAVGAMFLCLLLFLLLASYQPGVRSVVSRFVMEPVGMSVVYEAGERPFYLYFDPQRPTREIEQVLFDQALQLGKQYPEDRIILHGVYAAGEEDMRVRPMSDRSIADRAFVIAHYHAGSDSHVHIRFVHPDYGEAQAAAQPDLHIATNLIRTALEQFHQDHGHYPQQLQELADSYPHNYLSFIPKPLHGRAERTDREHATGPDWLYQPSLTNLEEVLQPYSQAQIPYHPMEVLVTTSSHTLRVVNGPFLLQQSQVGLGADHRTPEGIFKIDERVWEPNGSQPGVYGTAALGFGPYAVHGTNELASIGANQSQGCVRVADADMAKIYPLLPKGSVIRIAADEGASFQQKIAVNSPLWSERLSFEDEIAQGQIFAWLQ from the coding sequence ATGCATAACAGGTCAGGACCCGGACGGGTATCGGGTACTCTTCGCAACAATCTGGAGCCGGCCGGAAGAAATAGGTTCATCAATCGGGACGATCCATTGTATTACGAAAAAATTCTTCGTTATGTGGATCCACATTCCTATGAGGCGCATTACGAGGTGGGACAAGCCTACAAGCAAAAAGGAGAGAACAACAAGGCGCTTTATCATCTGAGGAAAAGCGCTGCGGCAGGTTCCCCCTATGCGGCCAGGGCTCGCGAGGCGTTGAAGGAGTTGGAGGAGGCCAACGAGAGCAGTCCGCCGGATTCCGTGCCAGAGCGAAAGCGTATGCTTCCTGTTCTCCCTCTGGCGGTAGGCGCGATGTTTCTATGCCTGCTTCTATTCCTGCTGCTCGCCAGCTATCAACCGGGGGTCCGCTCTGTCGTTTCGCGTTTCGTCATGGAGCCCGTCGGCATGAGTGTCGTCTATGAGGCCGGAGAACGCCCATTCTACCTGTATTTCGACCCGCAGCGGCCTACCCGCGAGATTGAGCAGGTCTTGTTTGACCAAGCGCTTCAGCTTGGGAAGCAGTATCCGGAGGATCGCATCATCCTGCATGGCGTTTATGCCGCCGGTGAAGAGGACATGCGTGTTCGTCCGATGTCAGACCGCAGCATAGCGGACAGAGCGTTTGTCATCGCGCATTACCATGCCGGCAGTGACAGCCATGTGCATATTCGCTTCGTTCATCCGGATTACGGGGAAGCACAGGCCGCGGCGCAACCGGATTTGCACATTGCCACGAACCTCATACGGACAGCGCTCGAGCAATTCCATCAGGATCACGGTCATTATCCTCAGCAACTGCAGGAATTGGCTGACAGCTACCCCCATAATTATTTGAGTTTTATACCGAAGCCCTTGCACGGCAGGGCAGAACGAACAGACAGGGAGCACGCCACAGGCCCGGATTGGCTCTATCAGCCTTCCTTGACCAACCTGGAAGAGGTGCTGCAGCCTTATAGCCAGGCTCAAATTCCTTATCATCCGATGGAAGTGCTAGTAACCACAAGCAGCCACACGCTCCGGGTTGTAAACGGCCCCTTCCTGCTGCAGCAAAGTCAGGTCGGGCTCGGAGCAGACCATCGCACGCCCGAAGGGATATTCAAAATCGATGAACGTGTATGGGAACCGAATGGCAGTCAGCCGGGAGTGTATGGAACCGCCGCACTGGGATTTGGTCCTTATGCGGTGCATGGAACAAACGAGCTCGCATCGATCGGGGCCAATCAGTCGCAGGGCTGTGTGCGTGTGGCTGATGCAGACATGGCCAAGATATATCCTTTGCTTCCGAAAGGTTCCGTGATTCGGATCGCGGCAGATGAGGGAGCTTCCTTTCAGCAGAAGATTGCCGTGAATAGTCCGCTGTGGAGCGAGCGGTTGTCCTTCGAGGATGAAATCGCCCAGGGTCAAATATTCGCTTGGCTGCAATAA
- a CDS encoding C40 family peptidase, whose amino-acid sequence MNTSIGKLTISAALLISSLGLLADASEAETADSRIVKQVSFREEPSVSGKLIRYLENGEQVEIVQQASSYWYKVKDSEGKTGFVSSKEEFIETDYVMTQNSDQLTGNKRKSIEDVIAEGKSYWGTPYEFGSNRNSTRTFDCSDFVRRSFIEAIGLYLPTDSRKQASYVKDLGNLVHSLNQLKRGDLVFFMDYQGSNRSDYAGINRAKQRVTHVGIYLGNGEMLHTYSENSGGVRIDSIEGAWEYRFLYGGSVF is encoded by the coding sequence ATGAATACGAGCATAGGCAAGTTGACTATTTCTGCAGCCCTATTGATATCATCCTTGGGGTTGCTGGCGGATGCTTCTGAAGCGGAGACAGCGGACAGTCGTATTGTAAAACAAGTTTCCTTCCGCGAAGAACCTTCCGTGTCTGGAAAGCTGATCAGGTATCTGGAGAACGGCGAACAGGTCGAGATTGTTCAGCAAGCGAGCAGCTACTGGTACAAAGTGAAGGACAGCGAGGGAAAGACGGGCTTCGTCAGCAGCAAAGAGGAGTTTATAGAAACCGACTATGTCATGACGCAAAACTCCGATCAACTAACCGGAAATAAGAGGAAGTCAATAGAAGATGTTATTGCCGAGGGAAAATCTTATTGGGGTACCCCTTACGAATTCGGGTCCAACCGGAATTCGACCCGCACTTTCGATTGCTCAGACTTTGTGCGCCGTTCCTTTATAGAGGCGATTGGATTGTATTTGCCGACTGACTCGCGCAAGCAAGCCAGCTATGTAAAGGACCTGGGCAATCTCGTTCACAGCCTGAATCAGCTCAAGCGGGGCGACCTGGTATTCTTCATGGATTACCAAGGATCGAATCGTTCCGATTACGCTGGCATAAACCGGGCGAAGCAGCGCGTAACGCATGTCGGCATCTATTTGGGAAATGGGGAGATGCTCCATACGTATTCCGAGAATTCCGGCGGCGTACGGATCGATTCCATTGAAGGCGCTTGGGAATATCGCTTTCTATATGGAGGAAGTGTATTTTAG
- a CDS encoding amino acid permease, whose product MSVGEHKKGKGHLSWWGLALLGLGFTTGTGFFLGSSIAIEKSGFSILLLFLIAAVCTYFVFDALANMIAQHAEEGSFRTYSKKAFGRWSGFSHGWMYWSSEILILGSQLTAIGLFTRFWFSDTPLWLLTAIYALLGVVIVLFGTAGFEKAENVFAIVKVSAIVLFIALALLVIPGVLGKENAHIHEPQSMDHFFTGGAMGMWTALIYVFFAFAGIEVMGLMAAELKQPKEAPKSGKVMLTIITILYVASMGLTLLLAPLDKFNTNESPFVTALKDLKFTPVVHVFNGVLIIAGFSSLVASLFAVTQMMANMAKTGDAPKLLSKRTKRKLPYASLLLTIGGMIVSIITALVLPDKVFEYLTTAGGLMLLYSWLFIVFASRKLLKLTAWGQIKTIIAVAMILLAAAGTLFDKISRPGFFISLGFLVVLGAVTWIMTRRWKREEEASEA is encoded by the coding sequence ATGAGCGTGGGAGAACATAAAAAAGGGAAGGGTCATTTAAGCTGGTGGGGACTCGCTTTGCTCGGATTAGGCTTTACAACGGGAACGGGATTTTTTCTCGGTTCCAGCATCGCCATCGAAAAAAGCGGATTCTCCATACTGCTGTTATTTTTGATTGCGGCAGTCTGTACCTACTTTGTTTTTGACGCATTGGCGAATATGATTGCCCAGCATGCAGAAGAAGGTTCATTCCGCACTTATTCGAAAAAAGCGTTCGGCCGCTGGTCGGGCTTCAGCCACGGGTGGATGTACTGGTCGTCCGAAATTCTGATTCTGGGCAGTCAGCTGACGGCTATTGGCTTATTTACCCGATTCTGGTTTTCGGATACGCCGCTTTGGCTGCTTACGGCCATCTATGCCTTGTTAGGGGTTGTGATCGTCTTGTTCGGGACCGCGGGCTTTGAGAAGGCGGAAAATGTATTCGCCATTGTGAAAGTATCCGCAATCGTTTTGTTCATTGCCTTAGCCCTGCTGGTCATTCCCGGTGTGCTGGGCAAGGAAAATGCTCACATTCACGAACCCCAAAGTATGGATCACTTCTTTACGGGCGGGGCAATGGGCATGTGGACAGCCTTGATCTATGTGTTTTTTGCATTCGCAGGCATCGAAGTGATGGGGTTGATGGCGGCTGAGCTGAAGCAGCCTAAGGAAGCGCCCAAATCCGGAAAGGTGATGCTCACTATCATCACCATCCTTTACGTGGCTTCCATGGGATTGACTTTGCTGCTGGCGCCGCTGGACAAGTTCAATACGAACGAAAGTCCTTTCGTTACAGCACTCAAGGATCTGAAATTCACGCCTGTTGTGCATGTGTTCAACGGTGTCCTGATTATCGCCGGATTTTCGAGCCTTGTGGCCTCCTTGTTTGCCGTAACACAGATGATGGCCAATATGGCCAAAACGGGCGATGCGCCGAAGCTGTTGAGCAAGAGAACGAAGCGGAAGCTTCCCTATGCTTCCCTGCTGCTGACGATTGGGGGGATGATCGTTTCGATCATTACAGCGCTGGTTTTGCCGGATAAGGTTTTTGAATATTTGACGACGGCCGGCGGATTGATGCTGCTTTATTCGTGGCTGTTTATCGTCTTTGCTTCCCGCAAGCTGTTAAAGCTGACCGCATGGGGCCAGATCAAGACCATCATTGCTGTCGCGATGATCCTGCTGGCTGCAGCAGGCACGCTTTTCGACAAGATCTCAAGACCCGGATTTTTCATCAGCCTGGGGTTTCTTGTAGTACTGGGTGCCGTAACCTGGATCATGACAAGAAGGTGGAAAAGAGAGGAAGAGGCGTCAGAGGCGTGA